CCATATATACGAGGCCAGGGCCACCTCCTATAGTACTCGATTgcgactttccatgtaaccctgtcccgccagactatataagggcaggcagggacccctccaaaacagaCGATACACCATCAATCCTTAAgtcaatacaaacaaccacacaggacgtagggtattacgctcttggcagcccgaacctgtataaatctttgtgttccttacgCCATTGTGTTATTGATCTCAGCGAGTCTCTTCCTACAATCAACTACTCCAGGGATACCCATAGTAGGCTTGGCGGTTAAACACCAATAGTGTGAGTGTGATCTTTTAGAATTTTCGGCGATTTGAACGCCGTTTTGGTAAAGCATCGCCTGTGCAAGCTCAATGCACTGAGCGAGTTTATCTGAGACGCAGTCGATTCCGCTAGTATTGATTAGTCCTTGGGTTTTTCGAGCTGGTCGTCTACGCAGCCATTGAGAATTGTGGCATTAGTTTCCAAATCTTCAGGGCTGGCCATGTGGCTTCTAAAATAGGCGCCACGGTTAAGCCATGAACTGAAGAGGATGGTTTTGTTCCGTTGGCTAAGCCATGAACTGAAGAGGATGGTTGTGCTCGGTTTAGGGACGCCGGTGAAGTCGGAGGGATGCCATCAAATTCGTCGAGAGATCATCGAAGATGTGCCGCATGGTGGGCgctagctgtcggtgttttactggCACGTCTACCTAGGTATACCCCATGGTAGAGTATTAGTCGTGGGAAGTCGCCGAGACTaagaacacgatggtgcaaaCAATATgtggtttagacaggttcgggctgcatggatgcataataccctacatcctgtgctCTAAGCACATGGCGTCCCAGTGCTCGATGTACCCCAGGTGCTCCGGGGTGAGATGCGCGTCGCCGCTCTCCCACCCCCGGGAGACCGTCTCCTTGATTGGCGTCAGCCGCAGGGCCTCGCACTGGGTCACTGTCAGCGTCGCCAGCCCCCGCTTCAGCGCCTCGACGTCATCGCTGCCAGCGGCGGCCGGGTCGTGGCCGGAGAGCGCGTGGACGGCACGCTGCGTGGGGTCCTGGCCCAGGGGCAGGCTCGGCAGGTTCGCCAGGCCGCCGATGAGGTCGCGGTAGCTGTTGCCGAACGGGAGGAGCGTGGCGTTGGGGATCACATGCTCGTAGCCGGGAAAGGCGTGCCAGTGGCTGGTCCGGTTGGCGAACCCGGCGAGGGACAGGTCGCACTACTGGAAACAAGTTATGGAACCGGTTGGAGaaggccttaggcaccggttttccaaccggttcccgcaAACCAAGACCAATAGCCTAgtcttaagacaccgggtttttcaaccggtatCAAAGAGCCTGCCACCACCAGCGTGGCAggctctttggtaccggttggtctttccaaccggtaccaatgaccttttttttctccaaatccagtttatttattactgtttattcttttataattgctaaacgcactcgagctctacagtactatacgttcattggtcgttcgtgttcgttttcagagaatatttgaaactaactaaaagtgaaatgcgagcatataattaaactaattagatgaacacatatatttacaaatatacaaacatcaaggcatcacgtttataaatatttacaaatgtcaagtcatgtttgtagtccaactactggtcccctcaggagctcgatggaagtcctctatggatgtgaccgtcgtgatagaactcgcctctaggatccaagatctcgttcaaaatgaatccggcgagctgctcgcacacggcgttgatccgttCAGTacagtaacattcatcccccatttgagacatctatcatttaggaaaaaaatatTAACATCATGtacgttagtacaattatgaaaatgtactagtgaactctttggacgtactctcatgtcctcatcagtagTCTTCCCACATGAAGTCATGATGTGtgagtagtcgcatacgtagtaacCGTACCAATCAGtttcttgttgttgtctcgcacacttaacgagaaacaaataaattactcaatttagaacaatttgggattatatacttaactagacaaatctttatgaatcaacataccggataatccatgttaacgttcagttcgggcctccattgaccacgtcctttgttatttttcacaaattttttccaaaccctgcgctcaaagttaagtttgatattcaggaattgttattaacaaaaaaagaatatgattatgcaaactgaacttacctgttcaatgggtctatgatatgttggatttctcattgagtcaaagactataagattgctggtctctacggaaagtatgagtaaaatccaatgataactgcagatatagataggatatatacatacatgcattagatgacttagtatttatttagtaatataacagaggattgagtcgaccaaggcttacccaaagttgtatgatatgaatatataggatttgtaactttgcctagtcaacgaatcgtacatgttttgccacgtttccttgtaattttcgttgaacacattctggttgactagcaaaggagaaatgaagctgatctgatggtgccatccatgttttcgacttctttgggtctcctgtctaaacgatacaatagaaattttataatgcacatatataattatgttcttattaacaaaaagtattaatgtagaggtaagtgatacttacaaaatcTAAAtagtgatgatagaggcgtcgagggcttgtcgatggtaaatgtgatataaattttcgaagtacacccagaagtcgtcctctccgcggaagaaatcatggtcccgatacttgactccaaacattttctcttcggcattcgacattcgcaggacCATAAATcaacctgttaatttatgacgataacacatgccccctggttttggcaatgataattccaaaaccacttcgccgcttcatcttcccgttgatgctcattaaaacgcACCATAACCACcatggaagacgcaacgtctctgcaactggctcctcgtggaATGTGAAAGTGCCGATTCATCTTCCGTTTTCTCCTTATTTAATCTTACCCTGAACCGACTGCTTTCGCCACAAATTCATCTTCCTCCCTCAGCCAacagcgcagaaaaccccaaaccttcagtagccatggcgatctcttcctcaTCCGGCTCCAACTTCATCGACtatccttcttccccttcttcttcaagctcctccgcctcctccctcgactctATTTCTGAGAGCTGGGAACCAACGCCGGAGGACGTCCCGACGGCAGCGTacgaggcgctcgctcctctacactgggatgcagaggagttcgacttcgggatcgTCTCCAAAGACGACGAGCCCAAAACCGATGGCAAAGACCTCcgactcctgttccaggaggagccgGAGAGCAGCAGTGATGAGGGCTTCTCCtgggatggagccgattcctcctcggaagaggagatcggctcctcctccagtGGCGACGACCCGACAAATGGGAACATCTTCctgttcctcgggtcctccgaagaGGACAGTGAAGAAgaacgcagcggcggcggcggtcggagcaGCAACACCGAGGCCTGTGGcggcagcagcgacgacgacgacaacggaGACGGCGGAGATGCACCGGTGTGAAGCCCCaaacgccgtaggtactaggtacctacgagcggtagatgtaggtagtactgtaggagtagtaCTGTAGCCGAAGGATTcatcctttgtcaaatcggctcttttgCTTGTAAAATTCAACCTCAATGAAATCCCTTATTTTCTAATCCGCTCACTCGAATCATCCcccaaaagccgatggcaacgcatctgGCTTCattaatatccaagagccgacaaaattcaaaattggaagcaacccacataagaacagaacaccaCTTCCACTCTGAATCCAACTCGAAATAGACACTCCAAATCCGAGAGTAATTCGAGAATCCCGCTCCATAAGTTCGAGCAAAGACTCGCAAAGCATCCAGAATTCGAACCAGAGCCCGCAAAacgaccaaaccctaagtcagcagatctgaaccatggcggacccTGCAGCTCAAACAGCGAGATCTCCAAATGACGATACGGCAATtttcggcctgaaggtaatattcagcctgtccttttaactttcttcagtTCATTAAACCTTGAAcgaattaaactctgaaatatgacaccatatataaacttctgaatctctgaactccaggtgtcagacatccttctgccgcatccttccaatcccaacTCCTTTTGTCTTGGTCCACGAGCTCACGAAAATCCCACATATTTAATCTCCTGTGAAACGAATAGAATCCCTTTCGTGagccaaaacatcaatttaaattcctgggccgactgcttaagagcctagcctaatccacctgaaagtTGGATcacatggtatagcagagtagcaaaaacctatatacccttgtggcaagaactgaacatagccgatgcactcaGTCTGTCATTATCCCCTCTagataaagatgaaaaccttctgaagaccatcggctatttctggtccgacgctctgaactatttcctctttggtcatggacccatgacccctactctgctagatgttaccatgattactggcctagacattagatcccctgatcctgcagctcacagaatggtagaagtccccttcaaactttcatctaaaacagactgcacaaactggagcacttacatgaaccagcacatgaaaacaaaaggcccAGTAggtaaaaaggaacacacagcctttctaaatctttggttagaacatttcatcttctgtggtccctccttagccccaaccaagaattatctttctttggcttaccatctggCTCATGGCAATCGCACCAGCCTAGACAAGCTTTtcctcggagaaacatacagatgtctctatttgatgacaactagcttgctcagccaaaggaaactcagaactggaggctcttggtggttcattcagttatgggcacaactctatTTCCAGCACCAgattccaaactttcaaagcctagccaagaattccttccctgacgaaaatggcaaaccaattagatgcaccagctacggccaagccctattcagcctccctggcagtaaactgaactcaacagatgcaaCAAAATGGTTTAaagttttctacaaaggcctagagaatcccttctttccattcactgaatctgaagcctttgagaaTCCATCTACCTTTAGGCAggatagctttgccgatgacaacagcactcggcatctatattctctaatgatccgacctggcttccttcctgtcggcacaagcacttccaacagaatcatcaaaccaggttatgaaacctatcaaccagtcatagcagctcggcaattcggcctaggacaagtccctccccactttcATATTCACCAcatggtggagagtagagctgATCTACCTGATGGTC
This sequence is a window from Panicum virgatum strain AP13 chromosome 7K, P.virgatum_v5, whole genome shotgun sequence. Protein-coding genes within it:
- the LOC120643120 gene encoding 60 kDa jasmonate-induced protein-like, with amino-acid sequence MTSCGKTTDEDMRCDLSLAGFANRTSHWHAFPGYEHVIPNATLLPFGNSYRDLIGGLANLPSLPLGQDPTQRAVHALSGHDPAAAGSDDVEALKRGLATLTVTQCEALRLTPIKETVSRGWESGDAHLTPEHLGYIEHWDAMCLEHRM